The following proteins are encoded in a genomic region of Acidobacteriota bacterium:
- a CDS encoding tetratricopeptide repeat protein, whose translation MKNFNWRMTTVKRYLFASFLILVVSLALSGEVEEKMKRAEAALNGGEVGKALEIYREILRSLPDNLEALKKAALLSSWQKEYASSISYYEKVLSIDPGDRQSKINLADVYSWNSDYEHSIDIYRDILLKDPDNRDVRLKLARVLSWGKRYPESITEYEAILKKNPDDKEARLGLARVLSWKGDMKDSEAEFRKLKSADPDDVEVLVGLANVLSWQGKYPEAEAEYRKALEADSKNVDANTGLARVLLWQGEKREARRIARKLVEEVPQNEKAQSLLGDVRTSLRPHITTAYDWIDDSEDNTISIYRADFVFHPEPQTDMGVNLARYDLELHEASASVNSYGVTLASRLSRRNFFYARLGGERLEDMLGESKTYLVGALAYRYSHGEKLHWGIGVSRDTFKVTVETINNDLVVDSSHTDFSYTIAKPLRLYLRYERSDFSDGNDEDVDYDDPMDKNTRDDATFSVRYTVPLMKPSLTVSYRFRYLSFDENRDSGYFDPQRYVSNALNIELSGRTPNALFYYALSMDGGLQSFRFKNPDGTETRSGDDSFFGGGALFGINIAKRVALEFYGSKTDYALQVGTGYSSTTAGARLRFQF comes from the coding sequence ATGAAAAATTTCAATTGGAGGATGACGACGGTGAAGAGATATCTCTTTGCATCATTCCTGATCCTTGTTGTTTCCTTGGCTCTTTCTGGTGAAGTGGAAGAAAAGATGAAAAGGGCTGAAGCCGCCCTTAACGGTGGAGAAGTAGGGAAGGCTCTGGAGATATACAGGGAAATCCTGAGATCTTTGCCGGACAACCTTGAAGCCTTGAAAAAAGCGGCTCTACTTTCGAGCTGGCAGAAGGAATACGCATCTTCCATCAGTTATTATGAAAAGGTTCTTTCAATCGATCCAGGAGATAGGCAATCTAAGATCAACCTTGCGGACGTTTACTCTTGGAATAGTGATTATGAACACTCGATCGATATCTACCGGGATATCCTCTTGAAGGATCCGGATAACAGGGATGTCCGCCTGAAGCTGGCAAGAGTTCTAAGCTGGGGAAAGAGATACCCTGAATCGATCACAGAGTATGAAGCGATCCTTAAGAAGAATCCCGATGATAAAGAGGCAAGGCTGGGGCTTGCAAGAGTCCTCTCGTGGAAGGGGGATATGAAGGATTCGGAGGCAGAGTTCAGGAAATTGAAGAGCGCTGACCCTGATGATGTCGAGGTCCTGGTCGGACTTGCCAACGTCCTATCCTGGCAGGGGAAATACCCGGAAGCGGAGGCAGAGTACAGGAAGGCACTAGAGGCAGATTCTAAAAACGTCGATGCAAACACAGGGTTGGCAAGAGTCCTCCTGTGGCAGGGGGAGAAGAGGGAAGCCAGGAGAATCGCCAGAAAACTTGTAGAAGAAGTTCCCCAGAATGAAAAAGCCCAATCCCTTCTTGGCGATGTACGGACTTCTCTCAGGCCACACATCACTACTGCTTATGACTGGATCGACGATTCAGAAGATAACACGATCAGCATCTACAGAGCGGACTTTGTTTTCCATCCAGAGCCCCAGACCGACATGGGCGTCAACCTTGCCCGGTACGATCTGGAACTCCACGAAGCATCAGCCTCCGTGAATTCTTATGGGGTGACATTGGCCAGCCGGCTGAGCAGAAGAAACTTCTTCTACGCACGACTGGGAGGAGAGCGGCTGGAAGACATGCTGGGGGAGAGCAAAACATACCTGGTAGGGGCTCTTGCATACAGGTATTCCCATGGAGAGAAGCTCCACTGGGGAATCGGCGTCAGCAGGGATACCTTCAAGGTGACCGTTGAGACTATCAACAACGACCTCGTCGTCGATTCCTCCCATACCGATTTTTCTTACACGATCGCGAAGCCACTCAGGCTCTATCTGAGGTATGAACGGAGCGATTTTTCGGATGGCAATGACGAGGATGTCGATTACGATGACCCGATGGACAAAAACACGAGAGACGACGCCACCTTCTCGGTAAGATACACGGTTCCCCTTATGAAGCCGTCGCTAACCGTCTCTTACAGATTCCGGTATCTCTCTTTCGATGAGAATCGGGACAGTGGTTACTTCGATCCGCAACGTTACGTATCGAACGCCTTGAACATCGAGCTTTCTGGAAGGACACCAAACGCTCTCTTCTACTATGCGCTATCGATGGATGGGGGCCTTCAGAGCTTTCGTTTTAAAAATCCCGACGGAACGGAAACGAGAAGCGGTGATGACTCCTTCTTTGGAGGAGGCGCCTTGTTTGGTATCAACATCGCGAAGAGAGTGGCTCTGGAGTTTTACGGCAGTAAGACCGATTACGCCCTCCAGGTCGGTACTGGATACAGCAGCACGACGGCAGGAGCAAGGCTGAGATTCCAATTTTAG
- a CDS encoding VOC family protein, giving the protein MIQFKFDCIFYYVSDIEKSISFYKNVLGFRLISRDIIARFDADGVLFELVPCSDKSKIGGYGNARLCLKVDDIQDAIDHLKIKGVHTADLHEVANGFLVPCYDPDENEIILWQYKKL; this is encoded by the coding sequence TTGATACAATTTAAATTCGACTGCATCTTTTACTATGTCAGCGACATCGAGAAATCAATCTCTTTTTATAAAAATGTTCTTGGCTTTCGACTGATCTCTAGAGATATCATTGCACGCTTTGATGCAGATGGTGTCTTATTTGAACTTGTTCCGTGCAGCGACAAATCAAAAATAGGAGGGTATGGCAACGCAAGATTATGCCTCAAGGTAGACGATATTCAAGATGCAATTGACCATCTAAAAATAAAAGGAGTTCACACTGCTGATTTGCATGAAGTAGCAAATGGTTTTCTTGTGCCTTGCTATGATCCAGATGAGAATGAAATTATCTTATGGCAATATAAAAAGCTTTAG
- a CDS encoding HAD-IB family phosphatase, with protein sequence MFGKPINMISVIIPAINEEMTIGSVVKIAKFNPNVREVIVVDDKSFDNTVREAKKAGASVITSTRIGKGASMRDGLLLSSQDVIVYLDADLDKLNPDVVSILVEPLLSNEADFVKAKFSREAGRVTELVAKPLLSLLFPAVAHFAQPLGGLVAARREFLQRVTFEDDYGVDIALLIDMHLLGARIVEVDIGQIEHKMKPWHQLTRMSKEVSRAILARATKLERTSLDDLETISIIRDYMDDAIRNSARYLRKMVVFDMDNTLLRGRFIEFAAQLFGFRQDLINIIAKNQDSFLVTKHIAKLLQGKNIAELLSAADRIPLVEDVLQVTDVLKQRGYVIGIITDSYDCIASHIKTKINADFVMSNELEFSQSVATGEVKVPSYFCRSNASLCNHNFCKSNALLHATATHAIDLRSVVAVGDSETDICMVRIAGIGVSMCTTNETLRAISDYRIEEPRLTQLLDFAE encoded by the coding sequence GTGTTCGGTAAACCGATAAACATGATCAGCGTAATCATACCTGCTATCAACGAGGAGATGACCATCGGGTCGGTCGTCAAGATCGCTAAGTTCAACCCCAACGTGAGGGAGGTGATTGTTGTTGATGACAAGTCATTCGACAATACGGTGCGCGAGGCCAAGAAGGCTGGTGCGAGCGTCATCACTAGCACAAGGATCGGCAAAGGCGCCTCCATGCGTGACGGCCTTCTTCTCTCCTCGCAGGATGTCATTGTCTATCTCGACGCAGATCTGGACAAACTGAATCCCGACGTAGTTAGTATCCTTGTAGAGCCGCTCCTCAGCAATGAGGCCGATTTTGTGAAAGCGAAGTTCTCCCGTGAGGCTGGAAGGGTAACCGAACTCGTCGCAAAGCCATTGCTGAGCCTCCTGTTTCCCGCCGTAGCTCACTTTGCGCAACCGCTGGGCGGTCTCGTCGCTGCGCGCCGCGAATTCCTTCAGAGAGTCACTTTTGAGGATGACTATGGTGTGGACATCGCCCTTCTCATAGACATGCACCTTTTGGGCGCAAGGATAGTCGAGGTCGATATTGGTCAGATTGAACACAAGATGAAACCGTGGCACCAATTGACGCGAATGTCGAAGGAGGTGTCCCGGGCCATACTCGCCAGAGCTACGAAGCTGGAGCGCACGAGTCTTGACGATCTGGAAACCATATCAATCATTCGTGACTACATGGATGATGCAATCCGCAACAGCGCTAGATATCTTCGCAAGATGGTTGTCTTTGATATGGACAATACGCTTCTTCGAGGCCGTTTTATCGAATTCGCCGCGCAGCTCTTCGGATTCCGTCAGGACCTCATCAACATTATTGCCAAGAACCAGGATTCCTTTCTGGTAACCAAACACATCGCCAAATTGCTTCAGGGCAAGAATATTGCGGAACTGCTCTCTGCTGCAGACCGCATTCCCCTTGTCGAGGACGTGCTGCAAGTGACTGACGTTCTGAAACAAAGAGGCTATGTTATCGGCATTATTACCGACAGCTACGATTGTATTGCGAGCCACATCAAGACCAAGATCAACGCTGACTTCGTAATGTCAAACGAGCTTGAGTTCTCGCAAAGCGTCGCAACCGGGGAAGTCAAAGTCCCCTCCTATTTCTGTCGGTCCAACGCCAGCCTCTGTAATCACAACTTTTGCAAGAGCAACGCCCTCCTTCACGCGACGGCCACACACGCCATTGACCTCCGAAGTGTCGTTGCCGTCGGAGATAGCGAGACCGACATCTGCATGGTGCGGATCGCGGGAATTGGGGTATCCATGTGCACCACCAATGAAACACTAAGAGCCATTTCCGATTACCGAATTGAAGAACCGCGGCTAACACAGCTTCTGGACTTTGCAGAATGA
- a CDS encoding response regulator — protein sequence MAGERILIADDDPIILSFLSALLKDKGYQVITAEDGERTLQAALIYHPEVIVTDLVMPYMDGFEIIRTIRRENKLKDTPIIILSMKDKEDDIVKGLEEGADDYIVKPFNALELVTRIKKLLERSKRKK from the coding sequence ATGGCAGGAGAGAGAATACTCATAGCGGATGATGACCCGATCATACTCAGCTTTTTAAGCGCTCTTTTAAAAGATAAGGGATACCAGGTTATAACGGCGGAGGACGGGGAAAGGACGCTCCAGGCCGCTCTGATATACCATCCCGAGGTCATCGTGACCGATCTTGTCATGCCCTACATGGATGGCTTCGAGATCATCAGGACGATCAGGAGAGAGAATAAGTTGAAGGATACTCCGATAATTATCCTGTCGATGAAGGATAAGGAGGATGACATCGTGAAGGGGCTTGAGGAAGGGGCTGATGATTACATTGTGAAACCCTTCAATGCCCTAGAACTCGTGACAAGAATAAAGAAACTTTTGGAAAGATCTAAGAGGAAAAAATGA
- a CDS encoding tetratricopeptide repeat protein: MTSHSIEKWVVLTVSLVLALILSFISGMLLIGAVFHDSTGESREMEEKYEGANKLFQNGRFDEAMVLLKELLAVDDDHHDAMVLLGWSHYRKGDFKSSEQLFTRAYKKFPKSTDVLSGLAYSKLQTGKLPESEQLFQKILESQPESSDAMKGLGIVKKFSGNFREAKTLFDRALILNPEDCELRSLREQIAFLMGSGEDVIKRGPLSKEIPIKVNFKAGKEYFAANVDGGWKDIFIKGVNIGVALPGKFPAEFPMDKELYLDWLHKISEMNANAVRVYTLLPPVFYRALKEHNEKAGVNRLWLIQGVWVELPPENDFYDQQFINEFKADIARVIDAVHGNIEIALRPGHAHGEYDADVSEYLLAMILGREWEPFSVIKFNDRYPDRIWYNGEYFRVEKGNPLECWMAEICNFTAAYESEIYRMQHPLAYSSWPTLDPIHHPTETSKIEENEIKRRLGLKVDPVKGEQYDDDAVSVDATHIIPTEQMIAGFFASYHIYPYHPDFLNNDPGYSKAEDSEGRNNYLGYLKDLKNYHKNQPLLVAEFGVPTSRGISHFQSQRFNHGGHTEIEQGRICRRLMKNIVDTKCAGGIVFSWIDEWFKKNWLTVDFENPLERNPLWYNAIDPEQNYGLLAMKPGRDGWKVSIDGKPDDWKTSTPLYVDDRESKFSGEKAESSGDEGEKVKLSVRKRFGDGFDAARDLKQFYVTCDEGYLYLRIDLGSLDCNMDGKADWEKASYFIGIDSYRSDLGDFRFPPPADVFTPSGMEFMIELKGEKESRIHVDEPYSTFIHTAEGWGPYRSLPNRDGKFIEIKSETNRERYGRDGTVYHAISYSKSPLRFGSMERGSKDYDSLADWYLNLEQAFIEVRIPWGLLNVTDPSSKRVLHQEGSHLAPLDTVRTEGFHFYVTSINPSEERDAVADTFPPVYEMGRKGLRSAPLYDWKEWEIPHYHSYLKDSYFILKDDFSKIKTYIME; encoded by the coding sequence ATGACATCTCATAGTATCGAAAAATGGGTCGTTCTGACGGTTTCCCTCGTTCTTGCGCTCATTCTTTCCTTCATCAGCGGCATGTTGCTCATAGGGGCGGTGTTTCATGACAGCACCGGCGAAAGCAGGGAAATGGAGGAGAAATATGAAGGAGCGAATAAACTCTTCCAGAATGGAAGGTTCGATGAGGCTATGGTCTTGCTGAAGGAGCTCCTCGCCGTCGATGATGATCATCATGATGCGATGGTTCTGCTTGGGTGGTCTCATTACCGAAAGGGGGATTTCAAGTCATCGGAGCAACTTTTTACTCGCGCCTATAAAAAATTTCCAAAATCGACCGACGTTTTGAGCGGGCTTGCCTACTCAAAATTGCAAACAGGCAAACTGCCTGAAAGCGAACAGCTTTTTCAGAAAATTCTCGAGAGTCAACCGGAGAGCTCCGATGCCATGAAGGGACTGGGAATCGTCAAAAAGTTTTCCGGGAATTTCAGGGAAGCCAAGACCCTTTTTGATAGAGCCCTTATTCTGAACCCTGAAGATTGTGAACTGCGTAGCCTCCGTGAACAGATAGCTTTCCTCATGGGTTCTGGAGAAGACGTCATAAAAAGAGGGCCGCTCTCTAAAGAAATTCCGATCAAGGTGAACTTCAAGGCAGGAAAAGAATATTTTGCCGCAAACGTCGATGGCGGATGGAAAGATATCTTCATCAAGGGTGTCAACATTGGCGTAGCCCTTCCAGGAAAATTTCCGGCTGAGTTCCCTATGGATAAGGAGCTATACCTGGACTGGCTCCACAAGATCTCCGAAATGAACGCCAACGCGGTAAGAGTCTACACGCTGCTTCCTCCCGTCTTCTACAGGGCCCTGAAAGAACACAACGAGAAGGCAGGAGTGAACAGGCTATGGCTGATCCAGGGAGTCTGGGTCGAGCTTCCGCCGGAGAACGATTTCTATGACCAGCAGTTCATAAACGAGTTTAAGGCGGACATCGCGAGGGTCATAGACGCAGTTCACGGGAACATCGAGATCGCCCTCAGGCCGGGGCATGCGCACGGGGAATACGATGCCGATGTCTCGGAGTATCTCCTTGCCATGATCCTGGGAAGGGAATGGGAACCTTTCTCGGTGATCAAGTTCAACGACAGGTATCCAGACAGGATCTGGTACAATGGTGAGTATTTCCGTGTGGAGAAAGGCAACCCACTGGAATGCTGGATGGCGGAGATATGCAACTTCACCGCCGCATACGAGAGTGAGATATACCGCATGCAGCACCCGCTTGCTTACTCCAGCTGGCCCACTCTCGATCCGATCCATCATCCTACGGAGACCTCGAAGATAGAGGAGAACGAAATCAAAAGGAGACTTGGCCTGAAGGTTGACCCTGTCAAGGGGGAGCAGTACGACGACGATGCCGTGAGCGTCGATGCGACACACATCATTCCGACTGAGCAGATGATAGCCGGCTTCTTCGCCTCATACCATATCTATCCCTATCACCCTGATTTCCTCAACAATGACCCCGGGTATTCGAAAGCTGAAGACTCAGAGGGGCGGAACAACTACCTCGGCTATCTGAAAGACCTGAAGAACTATCATAAGAACCAGCCTCTTCTGGTGGCAGAATTTGGAGTTCCGACGAGCAGGGGAATCTCCCATTTTCAGTCGCAGCGGTTCAACCATGGCGGGCATACCGAGATCGAGCAGGGGAGGATCTGCCGAAGGCTCATGAAGAACATCGTTGATACGAAATGTGCCGGCGGGATCGTCTTTTCCTGGATCGACGAGTGGTTCAAGAAAAACTGGCTGACTGTCGATTTCGAGAATCCTCTCGAGAGGAATCCTCTCTGGTACAACGCCATTGATCCGGAGCAGAACTACGGCCTTCTCGCCATGAAACCCGGACGTGATGGCTGGAAGGTCAGCATAGATGGAAAGCCAGATGACTGGAAGACATCTACTCCCCTCTACGTTGATGACAGGGAGAGTAAATTCTCGGGCGAGAAGGCCGAATCGTCAGGTGATGAAGGAGAAAAGGTTAAGCTGTCAGTCAGGAAGAGGTTCGGGGATGGGTTCGATGCGGCTCGGGACCTCAAACAGTTTTACGTGACATGCGATGAGGGATATCTTTATCTCAGGATCGACCTGGGCTCCCTCGACTGCAACATGGATGGAAAAGCCGATTGGGAAAAGGCGAGCTATTTCATCGGAATCGACAGCTATCGAAGCGACCTGGGTGATTTCCGGTTTCCTCCCCCTGCAGATGTCTTCACTCCAAGCGGGATGGAGTTCATGATCGAATTGAAAGGGGAAAAAGAATCGAGAATCCACGTCGATGAGCCTTACAGCACATTCATCCACACGGCGGAAGGGTGGGGTCCATACCGGTCGCTTCCGAACAGGGATGGCAAATTCATAGAGATAAAGTCGGAGACGAACAGGGAGAGATACGGAAGGGACGGGACCGTCTATCATGCCATAAGTTATAGCAAGAGCCCTCTGCGATTTGGAAGCATGGAGAGGGGTTCGAAGGACTACGACTCCCTTGCTGACTGGTATCTGAACCTGGAACAAGCCTTCATAGAGGTAAGAATTCCATGGGGACTGCTAAACGTGACGGATCCGAGCTCGAAGCGAGTCCTGCACCAGGAGGGAAGCCATCTGGCTCCTCTGGATACCGTCAGGACCGAAGGGTTCCACTTCTACGTCACTTCGATCAATCCATCAGAAGAAAGAGATGCGGTGGCTGATACATTTCCCCCCGTCTATGAAATGGGGAGAAAAGGTCTGAGATCGGCTCCGCTTTACGATTGGAAAGAATGGGAAATCCCTCATTACCATTCATATTTAAAGGATAGCTATTTTATTCTAAAAGATGATTTTTCAAAAATTAAAACCTATATTATGGAGTGA
- the topA gene encoding type I DNA topoisomerase: protein MSKLLVIVESPAKAKTINKFLGKDYTVKASMGHIRDLPKSKLGVNEENSFEPTYKVLPDKVKVVAELKKASMKAKEIFLAPDPDREGEAICWHLKEELKRTKAKFHRVLFNEITKRAVLEAFQNPSDIDTNKVDAQQARRIVDRLVGYKISPLLWEKVRRGLSAGRVQSVALRIICDREREIKAFVPEEYWTIIAHLASDKPPVFKARLIEEKGEKIKIPNESEAKRVVAALEKADFIVEKIDAKEKKKSPPPPFLTSKLQQDAYRKFGFPVKKTMRIAQDLYEGKDLGDLGTVGLITYMRTDSTRVSMDAIHWARRCIVKNFGNDYLPEKPRIYKSRKGAQEAHEAIRPTSCDLPPEKVRKYLTSDELKLYTQIWNRFIASQMESAAFDTTTVDVRAGDFLLRTSGSVMKFPGWLAVYRDFEEKEADESREGSEEKEALQIPPLEEGKPLKLERVESQQDFTQPPPRFSEGTLVKELEENGIGRPSTYATIIATLQNRDYVNKDKGKFVPTELGFLIADLMVEHFGDIVDIGYTARLEEELDEIEEGKLNWIDALKEFNDKFNDDLKRAEAEMKDVKREEIPTELNCPECGKPMVKKWGRYGYFLACSGYPDCKHTQELAENGEEAHEFADETEETCEKCGNRMVVKKGRFGRFLACSAYPACKNTKKIIVNHEGKVETKEEKTLDEKCPKCGKNLIVKHGRFGEFTTCSNYPKCKYIKHKETGVKCPEKGCGGMIVEKKSRRGRIFYGCGHYPKCKFVIWQKPIKEKCPECGAEFLVEKVSKKSGRSLQCLTDGCSFKTPLPS from the coding sequence TTGAGTAAGTTACTTGTCATCGTGGAATCGCCGGCGAAGGCAAAAACAATAAATAAGTTCCTGGGAAAGGATTACACTGTCAAAGCATCGATGGGGCACATCCGCGACCTTCCAAAGAGCAAGCTTGGAGTCAACGAGGAAAACTCCTTCGAGCCGACTTATAAAGTCCTCCCTGACAAGGTAAAGGTCGTTGCAGAATTGAAGAAAGCTTCGATGAAGGCGAAAGAAATCTTCCTTGCTCCCGACCCTGACCGGGAAGGGGAGGCTATATGCTGGCACCTGAAGGAAGAGCTTAAAAGGACGAAGGCGAAGTTCCACAGGGTCCTCTTCAACGAGATCACGAAGAGAGCCGTGCTCGAGGCATTCCAGAATCCCTCCGACATTGACACGAACAAGGTGGATGCACAGCAGGCGCGCAGGATCGTGGACCGGCTCGTTGGATACAAGATCTCGCCTCTCCTCTGGGAAAAGGTGAGGCGCGGCCTGAGCGCTGGAAGGGTCCAATCCGTTGCCCTGAGAATCATCTGCGACCGCGAGAGGGAGATCAAAGCCTTTGTTCCGGAAGAGTATTGGACGATAATCGCGCATCTGGCTTCCGATAAACCTCCTGTTTTCAAAGCGAGGCTCATCGAAGAAAAAGGGGAGAAGATAAAGATCCCGAACGAATCAGAGGCTAAGAGGGTCGTGGCCGCTCTCGAAAAAGCCGACTTCATCGTAGAAAAGATCGATGCGAAGGAAAAGAAGAAGAGCCCTCCTCCACCCTTCCTGACAAGTAAACTACAGCAGGATGCCTACCGGAAGTTCGGTTTCCCCGTCAAGAAGACGATGAGGATCGCGCAGGACCTTTATGAAGGAAAAGACTTGGGAGACCTCGGCACCGTGGGTCTCATCACGTACATGAGGACAGACTCAACGAGGGTCTCGATGGATGCCATCCACTGGGCAAGACGATGCATCGTCAAGAATTTTGGAAACGATTATCTTCCCGAAAAGCCCAGGATCTACAAATCAAGGAAGGGGGCTCAGGAAGCCCATGAGGCGATCAGACCGACGAGCTGCGACCTGCCTCCCGAGAAGGTCAGGAAATATCTCACCAGCGATGAATTGAAGCTCTACACACAGATCTGGAACCGATTCATCGCCTCTCAGATGGAATCGGCCGCATTCGATACGACGACAGTCGACGTCAGAGCAGGTGACTTTCTGTTGAGAACCTCTGGTTCCGTGATGAAATTCCCTGGTTGGCTCGCCGTCTACCGGGATTTCGAGGAAAAAGAAGCCGATGAATCCAGGGAAGGGAGCGAAGAAAAAGAGGCATTGCAGATCCCGCCCCTTGAAGAGGGAAAACCTTTAAAACTTGAGAGAGTCGAATCCCAGCAGGACTTCACGCAACCTCCCCCGAGGTTCTCGGAAGGAACGCTCGTTAAAGAGCTCGAGGAAAATGGGATCGGAAGGCCGAGCACATACGCCACCATCATCGCCACTCTGCAGAACAGGGACTATGTGAACAAGGACAAGGGCAAGTTTGTGCCAACGGAACTAGGCTTCTTAATCGCAGACCTCATGGTGGAGCATTTCGGTGACATTGTTGACATTGGATACACCGCGCGACTCGAGGAAGAGCTCGACGAGATAGAGGAAGGGAAGCTCAACTGGATCGATGCCCTTAAAGAGTTCAACGATAAGTTCAACGATGACCTGAAGAGAGCTGAAGCGGAGATGAAGGATGTGAAACGGGAGGAAATTCCGACCGAGCTCAACTGCCCGGAATGCGGAAAGCCGATGGTCAAGAAGTGGGGCCGCTACGGTTATTTTCTTGCCTGCTCGGGATATCCCGACTGCAAGCATACCCAGGAGCTTGCCGAGAATGGCGAAGAGGCACACGAGTTCGCCGATGAGACCGAAGAGACCTGTGAAAAGTGTGGAAACAGGATGGTTGTCAAGAAGGGGCGATTCGGCAGATTTTTAGCCTGCTCCGCCTATCCTGCCTGCAAAAATACGAAAAAGATCATCGTCAACCATGAAGGGAAGGTTGAGACGAAGGAAGAAAAGACCTTGGATGAGAAGTGCCCGAAATGCGGCAAGAATCTCATCGTCAAGCATGGCCGTTTCGGAGAATTCACCACCTGCAGCAACTACCCTAAATGCAAATACATCAAACATAAAGAGACAGGGGTCAAATGCCCCGAAAAGGGGTGCGGCGGGATGATCGTCGAGAAGAAGAGCCGCAGGGGAAGGATCTTTTACGGCTGCGGCCACTACCCGAAATGCAAATTCGTCATCTGGCAGAAGCCGATCAAGGAGAAGTGCCCGGAATGCGGCGCCGAGTTCCTCGTCGAAAAAGTCTCAAAGAAGAGCGGCCGCTCCCTCCAGTGCCTCACCGATGGATGCTCCTTTAAGACGCCCCTTCCGTCCTGA
- a CDS encoding DUF2442 domain-containing protein, with amino-acid sequence MSKTGTLSCGVEKIFYCVKEARHISDYTIWIKFSDGTEGEINLKDELKGPIFEPLKDLEMFRSFRVDPELHTLVWQNGADFAPEFLYEQIRVRA; translated from the coding sequence ATTTCCAAAACGGGCACTCTCTCATGTGGAGTAGAGAAAATATTCTATTGTGTAAAGGAAGCAAGACATATCTCTGACTATACCATTTGGATCAAGTTCTCGGATGGGACGGAAGGTGAAATCAATCTAAAAGATGAATTAAAAGGTCCTATCTTCGAGCCTTTGAAAGATTTGGAAATGTTCAGAAGCTTTAGAGTTGATCCCGAATTGCATACTCTGGTTTGGCAAAATGGGGCTGATTTTGCTCCAGAATTTCTTTATGAACAAATTAGAGTAAGAGCATAA
- the dprA gene encoding DNA-processing protein DprA produces MEEKELYLLALTVVKKVGPVTIDKIISFFGDTKLPFSVNREMLLQVNGLSEIAADEIVRMNPEREAERILKEVRKAGAFVLTIFSDQYPVLLKEIHDPPPVLYCKGRIDNDLKIAVVGTRRATPYGKIVAENLGFELASHGITVVSGLARGVDTEAHRGALNAGGRTIAVLGCGFHHIYPKENRKLADSISENGAVITEFPMEIQPVPENFPRRNRIISGLSVATVIVEAEERSGALITANLALEQGREVFAVPGNITSRKSLGPNRLIKDGATPLIDFDDIFNELPAHRFAGEEKSKMQEPEDSKKKGLQESGQKEDRDKKSIKELALDEDESKILSLLSVDEPMHIDRIADLSRIRINRLLGAILALEMRGLVDQLPGNHYIKKLIRS; encoded by the coding sequence GTGGAGGAGAAAGAGCTTTATCTTCTTGCGCTCACGGTAGTCAAGAAGGTGGGGCCAGTAACGATTGACAAGATCATCAGCTTCTTCGGAGATACGAAGCTCCCCTTCAGTGTAAACCGGGAGATGCTGCTTCAGGTCAACGGCCTTTCAGAGATAGCCGCCGACGAGATCGTCCGGATGAATCCTGAAAGAGAAGCAGAAAGGATCTTGAAAGAAGTCAGAAAAGCTGGTGCTTTTGTTTTGACCATTTTTAGCGATCAATATCCCGTCCTGCTCAAGGAGATTCACGATCCCCCACCCGTCCTCTACTGCAAGGGACGGATCGACAATGATCTGAAGATTGCCGTCGTCGGGACGAGGAGGGCCACTCCATACGGGAAGATCGTCGCCGAAAATCTTGGGTTCGAGCTGGCATCCCATGGAATCACCGTGGTCAGCGGCCTTGCCAGAGGAGTCGATACCGAAGCTCACAGAGGGGCACTTAATGCCGGCGGAAGGACGATCGCCGTTCTCGGATGCGGGTTCCATCACATCTACCCAAAGGAAAACAGGAAGCTCGCCGATAGTATCTCCGAAAACGGTGCCGTTATCACTGAGTTCCCCATGGAAATCCAGCCGGTCCCCGAAAACTTTCCAAGGAGGAACAGGATCATCAGCGGCCTCTCCGTAGCCACCGTGATCGTTGAGGCAGAAGAGAGGAGCGGTGCCCTGATCACTGCCAACCTTGCTCTCGAACAGGGAAGGGAGGTCTTTGCAGTTCCTGGAAACATCACCTCAAGGAAGAGCCTCGGGCCGAACAGGCTCATAAAGGATGGAGCCACACCTCTCATCGATTTCGATGACATATTTAATGAACTCCCGGCTCATCGTTTCGCCGGAGAAGAAAAGAGCAAAATGCAGGAGCCAGAAGATTCCAAAAAGAAGGGGCTTCAAGAGAGTGGACAAAAGGAAGACAGGGATAAAAAGTCAATAAAAGAACTGGCGCTGGATGAGGATGAAAGTAAGATCCTCTCTCTTCTCTCAGTCGACGAGCCCATGCACATCGACAGGATTGCAGATCTGAGCAGGATCAGGATCAATCGGCTCCTCGGTGCTATACTCGCGCTCGAGATGAGGGGCTTGGTTGACCAATTGCCAGGAAATCATTACATTAAGAAATTGATACGCTCATGA